The Nocardioides sp. S5 genome includes a window with the following:
- a CDS encoding SDR family NAD(P)-dependent oxidoreductase: MNRLADKVAVITGAASGQGRAAALLFAREGANVIIADFDEEGGRLVAQTIVTEGGNASFFRVDVTSEDEVAALIQHTVEAHHQIDVMYNNAGLVRMAPIADLPTEDWDFTVLFELTQVYYGCKYALREMKRRGSGVIINTASTSGIVGIPTHGPHAATKAGVIGLTRSIAVDYGANGIRCNAIAPGFVPFTKQTADLSNDPFIEMMLGVQPLKRPGTPDDIAAAALFLASDESSWITGQVLAVDGGHTAM, encoded by the coding sequence ATGAATAGGCTCGCGGACAAGGTTGCCGTCATTACAGGTGCAGCATCGGGTCAAGGAAGGGCGGCGGCATTGCTCTTCGCTCGCGAGGGCGCCAACGTCATCATCGCTGATTTCGACGAGGAGGGGGGGCGCCTCGTCGCCCAGACAATCGTCACAGAGGGCGGGAATGCCTCATTTTTTAGGGTTGACGTCACGTCTGAAGATGAGGTCGCAGCACTTATTCAGCACACCGTCGAAGCCCATCATCAGATCGATGTTATGTACAACAATGCTGGCCTTGTCCGAATGGCACCCATCGCTGACCTGCCAACCGAAGACTGGGACTTCACGGTCCTGTTCGAACTTACGCAGGTCTACTACGGTTGCAAGTATGCCCTACGCGAAATGAAACGGCGCGGGTCCGGAGTTATCATCAATACTGCGTCCACCTCTGGAATAGTTGGCATCCCGACACATGGACCGCATGCCGCCACCAAAGCGGGAGTCATTGGACTCACCCGCTCAATCGCCGTCGACTATGGTGCGAACGGAATCCGCTGCAACGCGATCGCGCCGGGATTCGTGCCATTCACCAAGCAAACGGCAGACCTGTCCAATGACCCCTTCATTGAGATGATGCTTGGAGTTCAACCTCTTAAGCGACCTGGAACCCCCGATGACATCGCCGCCGCCGCCCTGTTCCTTGCCTCGGATGAGTCCTCGTGGATAACCGGACAGGTTCTGGCCGTCGATGGCGGCCACACTGCCATGTAG
- a CDS encoding transposase produces MDIHGIDPVVAARILADVGDVARFADRNRFASWTGTAPLDASSAWIRKFLGGPGGLGVAEP; encoded by the coding sequence ATGGACATCCACGGCATCGATCCTGTGGTAGCCGCGCGGATCCTTGCCGACGTCGGTGACGTGGCCAGGTTCGCCGACCGCAACCGGTTCGCCTCCTGGACCGGCACCGCACCGCTGGACGCCTCCTCAGCCTGGATCCGTAAGTTCTTGGGTGGCCCGGGGGGGCTGGGTGTGGCTGAGCCTTGA
- a CDS encoding IS3 family transposase (programmed frameshift) has product MSGSTSKRYPAELRERAVRMVGEIRADHESEWAAMSKVAELLGVGTPETVRKWCRQAEVDAGQRPGMTSEESAELKRLKRENAELKRANAILRSASGFLRGRTRPATALIVPYIDEHVGVRDGDGLRWGVESICEQLTELGAKIAPATYYEHRSRKATSREVRDEELKPRIAAVHASNYGVYGARKVWLTLNRERAAEEPPIARCTVERLMGELGLAGAVRGKVKRTTISDPRAPKPLDLVGRNFAPLAPDRLWVADFTYVSTWSGWCYTAFVIDAYARRILGWSVATTMTSQLVVDAVEQAIWTRQREGKDLAGLIAHHDHGVQYLSVAYSEHLDAAGIKPSTGAVGSSYDNALAESVIGLYKTELIKPRRPWKGLDDLEIATAEWVDWFNHRRPFEYCDDLTPAEAEAAHYAHHQTPAVAGVSN; this is encoded by the exons ATGTCAGGGAGTACGTCGAAGAGGTACCCGGCCGAGCTGCGCGAGCGGGCGGTCCGGATGGTCGGAGAGATCCGGGCCGATCACGAGTCGGAGTGGGCGGCGATGAGCAAGGTCGCGGAGCTGCTCGGGGTCGGGACGCCGGAGACGGTGCGCAAGTGGTGCCGGCAGGCCGAGGTCGATGCCGGCCAGCGGCCCGGGATGACGTCCGAGGAGTCGGCTGAGTTGAAGCGGCTGAAGCGGGAGAACGCCGAGCTCAAGCGCGCCAACGCGATTCTCCGCTCGGCATCGG GTTTTCTTCGCGGCCGAACTCGACCGGCCACAGCGCTGATCGTGCCCTACATCGACGAGCACGTCGGTGTCCGCGACGGCGACGGTCTGCGATGGGGTGTCGAGTCGATCTGCGAGCAGCTCACCGAGCTGGGCGCCAAGATCGCCCCCGCGACCTACTACGAACACCGCTCCCGCAAGGCGACCTCCCGCGAAGTGCGCGACGAGGAGTTGAAGCCGAGGATCGCCGCGGTCCACGCGTCGAACTACGGCGTCTACGGTGCCCGGAAGGTGTGGCTCACCCTGAACCGTGAACGCGCTGCCGAGGAGCCGCCCATCGCGCGCTGCACCGTGGAGCGGCTGATGGGCGAGCTCGGCCTGGCTGGCGCGGTGCGGGGCAAGGTCAAGCGGACCACGATCAGCGACCCGAGGGCGCCCAAGCCGCTGGACCTGGTGGGCCGCAACTTCGCGCCACTGGCGCCAGATCGCCTGTGGGTCGCGGACTTCACGTATGTCTCGACGTGGTCGGGCTGGTGCTACACCGCGTTCGTCATCGACGCCTACGCCCGCCGGATCCTGGGCTGGTCGGTGGCCACGACGATGACCAGCCAGCTCGTCGTCGACGCGGTCGAGCAGGCGATCTGGACCCGGCAGCGTGAAGGCAAGGATTTGGCCGGCCTGATCGCGCACCACGACCACGGAGTTCAGTACCTGTCCGTGGCCTACTCCGAGCACTTGGACGCTGCTGGGATCAAGCCCTCGACCGGAGCGGTGGGCTCGTCATACGACAACGCGTTGGCCGAGTCGGTGATCGGCCTCTACAAGACCGAGCTGATCAAGCCACGACGGCCGTGGAAGGGCCTCGACGACCTCGAGATCGCGACCGCCGAGTGGGTCGACTGGTTCAACCACCGCCGACCCTTCGAGTACTGCGACGACCTCACGCCAGCCGAAGCCGAGGCCGCTCACTACGCTCACCACCAGACCCCAGCAGTCGCTGGAGTCTCAAACTAG
- a CDS encoding integrase core domain-containing protein — MPKKIDPKVRERCVRQVLEHLPEYPSLTAAAEVVASREGLGKETVRRLAVQAQIDGGQRQGATSEELAEIKDLKTKVRRLEEDNEILRRAFLRRGHPALDRVGRGLPLNALMECVIGLDKTECIGTTVFHTGPYRTIGDVEYATAGWVDWYNNRRLHSTLGMMPPVEYEQAHYAALNREPQPV; from the coding sequence ATGCCGAAGAAGATCGATCCGAAGGTCAGGGAGCGGTGCGTGCGGCAGGTGCTGGAGCACTTGCCGGAGTATCCCTCGCTGACTGCGGCCGCTGAGGTCGTTGCCAGTCGCGAGGGACTGGGCAAGGAGACGGTGCGTCGCTTAGCGGTCCAGGCCCAGATCGACGGCGGCCAACGCCAGGGCGCCACCAGCGAGGAGCTCGCCGAGATCAAGGACCTGAAGACCAAGGTCCGCCGGCTGGAGGAGGACAACGAGATCCTGCGCCGGGCCTTTCTTCGACGAGGGCATCCGGCCCTCGATCGGGTCGGTCGCGGACTCCCTCTTAACGCGCTGATGGAGTGTGTGATCGGCCTCGACAAGACCGAGTGCATCGGCACCACGGTCTTCCACACCGGGCCCTACCGAACCATCGGCGACGTCGAGTACGCCACCGCCGGCTGGGTCGACTGGTACAACAACAGGCGCTTGCACAGCACTCTTGGGATGATGCCCCCAGTGGAGTACGAGCAAGCCCACTACGCGGCCCTCAACCGAGAGCCGCAACCCGTATAG
- a CDS encoding SDR family oxidoreductase, protein MSESGGGTVATARQRQLVERALGEWQGEVAGRVIVVTGGARGIGRSLCEGLLRAGAKVVAADLTWDDADDFRKQLESDGSGMAVDMDITDDDALDAARDAVIDRFGTVDVLVNNASLVSETLFPPTGHRNTLDTTDRDWEVMFGVNVFGTLKAIRRFIEPMRAQQRGSIVNVVSSGVLAVAAGGGYHGLRPWTVEMPYQATKAAVMALTFYLAEEVRGDGVAVNAIMPGHTRASWFDATARAFNEQGIAYFMRPAIPEHLLPISLFLAAQDSAGASGRLYYVPEWNYDHGYGDYAAWQDHELPPDMEEIYSRLEAATPSYERAGVAHLPFDAQGALYAAGMANLGAQNSWTSNDSAQ, encoded by the coding sequence ATGTCGGAGTCTGGTGGAGGAACCGTGGCCACTGCGCGGCAGCGTCAGCTGGTCGAGCGGGCACTCGGTGAGTGGCAGGGCGAGGTGGCGGGTCGAGTCATCGTTGTCACCGGTGGAGCCCGCGGCATCGGCCGTTCCCTCTGCGAGGGACTGTTGCGCGCCGGCGCCAAGGTCGTTGCAGCGGACCTCACGTGGGACGACGCTGACGACTTCCGCAAGCAGCTGGAGTCGGACGGCAGCGGCATGGCCGTCGACATGGACATCACCGACGACGACGCCCTCGACGCCGCCCGAGACGCTGTAATCGACAGGTTCGGGACCGTCGACGTCCTAGTGAACAACGCGTCTCTGGTCTCCGAAACCCTCTTCCCGCCCACAGGCCACCGGAACACCCTTGACACGACCGACCGCGACTGGGAGGTGATGTTCGGCGTCAACGTGTTCGGCACGCTGAAGGCCATCCGCCGGTTCATCGAGCCGATGCGGGCCCAGCAGCGGGGCAGCATCGTCAACGTCGTCAGCAGTGGCGTCCTGGCCGTCGCCGCCGGCGGCGGCTACCACGGGCTGCGCCCGTGGACGGTCGAGATGCCTTACCAGGCCACCAAGGCCGCCGTGATGGCGCTGACCTTCTACCTCGCCGAGGAGGTGCGCGGCGACGGGGTCGCGGTTAACGCGATCATGCCGGGGCACACCCGAGCGTCGTGGTTCGACGCCACCGCCCGGGCCTTCAACGAGCAGGGCATCGCCTACTTCATGCGCCCGGCGATTCCCGAGCACCTGCTGCCGATCTCGCTCTTCCTCGCAGCCCAGGACAGCGCGGGGGCGTCCGGGCGCCTCTACTACGTGCCGGAGTGGAACTACGACCACGGCTACGGGGACTACGCCGCGTGGCAGGACCATGAGCTGCCTCCGGACATGGAGGAGATCTACAGCCGGCTGGAAGCCGCGACCCCGTCATACGAGCGGGCCGGCGTGGCCCACCTCCCCTTCGACGCGCAGGGCGCCCTGTACGCCGCGGGCATGGCTAACCTCGGGGCCCAGAACAGTTGGACCAGCAATGACAGCGCTCAGTGA
- a CDS encoding aldehyde dehydrogenase family protein, translating to MATPLGPNIADRSWHIVLNQERLSTEAQYDVEDPSSGRRLASVPDCSPSEVDQAVQAASAAQVEWGRLTPRDRAAKLRELVVVLRSHREELALLDAVDGGFPLAMMRVDVDAGLELMEIFADLALSLGGRTIPVSENLHYTAQQPYGVVARIGAFNHPFFFAAGKIAAPLIAGNAVILKAPDQTPLSSLRLAELASAVLPANLLVTVSGRGAVTGRALVRHPLVHRIGFIGSPETGRAIQRDAADVGVKNISLELGGKNAQIVFADADLEAAASAAVQGMNFTWTAGQSCGSTSRLLLHESIAEKVTTDVAQRVKSIRVGHPLDEGTQMGPLISEAQYLKTLGAIESGEAGGARVVAGGGRPDTVDGEGWYVAPTVLSDVDPTSSVGQDEIFGPVLSIMTFRDEDDAVRIANGVEYGLTSSIWTNDVKTAHRVAGAVDAGYILVNCPSRHFWGLPFGGIKSSGVGREESVEELISYTQTKTTTVAL from the coding sequence ATGGCAACACCCCTCGGCCCGAACATCGCGGATCGAAGCTGGCATATCGTCTTAAACCAAGAGCGCCTCTCGACCGAAGCCCAGTACGACGTGGAGGACCCCAGCTCCGGGAGACGGCTTGCCTCCGTGCCGGACTGTTCACCGAGTGAGGTTGACCAAGCCGTCCAGGCGGCTAGCGCTGCGCAGGTTGAGTGGGGACGCCTGACCCCCCGCGACCGCGCGGCAAAGCTACGGGAGCTGGTAGTAGTTCTTCGGAGCCACCGGGAAGAGCTTGCCCTCCTTGATGCCGTCGACGGTGGTTTCCCGCTAGCGATGATGCGCGTGGACGTGGACGCTGGTCTGGAGTTGATGGAGATCTTTGCCGACTTGGCCCTGAGTTTGGGCGGTCGAACGATCCCGGTCAGTGAGAATCTCCACTACACCGCGCAACAGCCGTATGGGGTGGTCGCCCGCATCGGCGCCTTCAACCATCCATTCTTCTTCGCTGCTGGGAAAATAGCCGCCCCTCTGATCGCCGGAAACGCCGTTATTCTCAAGGCTCCGGATCAAACACCGTTGTCCTCACTGCGCCTCGCCGAGCTCGCCTCCGCTGTGCTGCCAGCCAACCTACTCGTTACCGTCAGTGGTCGGGGGGCCGTGACCGGCAGGGCGCTCGTGCGCCACCCGTTGGTACACCGTATCGGCTTCATCGGGTCTCCCGAGACGGGTCGAGCGATTCAGCGCGACGCAGCTGATGTGGGCGTTAAGAACATCAGCTTAGAACTTGGGGGAAAGAACGCTCAAATCGTTTTCGCCGACGCTGATCTCGAGGCCGCCGCCTCAGCTGCTGTTCAGGGGATGAACTTCACCTGGACAGCAGGACAGAGTTGTGGATCGACGAGCCGGCTGCTGCTCCACGAGTCCATTGCCGAGAAAGTCACCACTGATGTGGCTCAGCGGGTGAAGAGCATTCGCGTGGGGCACCCTCTCGATGAAGGCACCCAAATGGGGCCTTTGATCTCCGAAGCACAGTACTTGAAGACGCTGGGCGCGATTGAGTCCGGTGAGGCCGGTGGCGCACGGGTTGTGGCTGGCGGAGGTCGTCCGGACACGGTAGACGGTGAAGGTTGGTACGTCGCCCCCACAGTGCTTTCGGATGTTGATCCGACTAGCTCCGTGGGCCAAGACGAGATCTTCGGTCCGGTGCTATCGATCATGACCTTCCGCGACGAAGACGACGCAGTGCGGATAGCCAACGGTGTGGAGTACGGGCTTACGTCGTCCATATGGACGAATGACGTCAAGACCGCACATCGGGTGGCGGGCGCGGTCGACGCGGGATACATCCTCGTCAACTGCCCGAGCAGGCATTTTTGGGGCTTACCGTTTGGCGGAATCAAGTCCTCCGGCGTTGGCCGCGAGGAATCGGTGGAGGAACTTATTTCTTATACACAAACCAAGACGACGACGGTGGCGCTATGA
- a CDS encoding thiamine pyrophosphate-binding protein, whose protein sequence is MMNEQSHGAEPAEVVDDRWASDTIADFLRQVGLPYIALNPGASFRGLHDSLVNHLGDSDPSMLMCLHEEHAVALAHGYAKVTEEPLAVALHSNVGLMHASMALFNAWADRVPMLVIGAAGPMDAAKRRPWIDWIHTTADQAALVRSFIKWDDQPLSLEATVESLARAWDITRTPPHAPTYVVLDSDVQEQRLTSSVSLPTVSTGKFRDLPIPSQDSLHRASEVLGGAEQPVVLMGRVGRGEKAWDDRVRLVEALGAKVITDLKVGAAFPSSHPAHVAGPGFFLGSEAQRVLSQSDAVLALDWVDLAGTLAQAPTKSARTIVSATQDTQLHNGWSKDHQARPDVAITLPTTPDIAVEQLLEVVHIRPNSTRQADDFVSLPQAYDDDTRLNLGGLARVLRSQTAKLDVCLVRLPLGWDGDDWDFNHPLDFLGYDGGGGIGSGPGMLVGAALALRGKDRLPIAVLGDGDYLMGAQALWTAARYDIPLLAVVANNRSYFNDEVHQERVAHARGRDASLRWIGQRIDDPAPDLAALARAMGLEGIGPVTELDALPSAVNQALELLLAGRPTVLDVVVEAGYSTAMTTGLVRSAPVE, encoded by the coding sequence ATGATGAATGAGCAATCTCACGGCGCCGAGCCTGCTGAGGTTGTGGACGACCGCTGGGCCAGCGACACCATCGCAGATTTTCTGCGTCAGGTCGGGTTGCCATACATCGCTCTCAATCCGGGTGCCAGCTTCCGAGGGCTTCATGACAGCCTGGTGAACCACTTGGGCGACAGCGACCCGTCTATGTTGATGTGCCTTCACGAGGAGCACGCGGTGGCTCTTGCACACGGGTACGCAAAGGTGACGGAAGAACCTCTCGCCGTGGCCCTGCACAGCAACGTGGGCCTGATGCACGCGAGCATGGCGCTCTTCAATGCTTGGGCGGATCGTGTCCCGATGCTCGTGATCGGAGCGGCAGGGCCAATGGACGCTGCGAAGCGGCGACCATGGATCGATTGGATCCACACGACCGCCGACCAGGCAGCGCTTGTACGGTCCTTCATCAAGTGGGATGACCAGCCACTGTCCCTGGAAGCCACCGTGGAGTCGCTGGCTCGGGCGTGGGATATCACACGCACGCCTCCGCACGCGCCGACCTACGTTGTTCTCGACAGCGACGTCCAGGAGCAGCGGCTGACGTCGTCAGTCTCTTTGCCAACCGTGAGCACAGGCAAGTTCCGCGATCTGCCAATCCCCTCCCAAGACTCCTTGCACAGAGCCTCCGAGGTCCTCGGGGGCGCCGAGCAGCCAGTTGTCCTCATGGGGCGGGTCGGACGCGGCGAAAAAGCGTGGGATGACCGTGTTCGGCTTGTTGAAGCGTTGGGCGCGAAGGTCATCACGGATCTCAAAGTCGGGGCAGCTTTTCCGTCTAGTCATCCTGCGCACGTGGCAGGACCCGGTTTCTTCCTTGGTAGCGAGGCTCAGCGTGTGCTGAGCCAGTCGGACGCTGTCTTGGCACTCGACTGGGTCGACCTGGCTGGGACGCTGGCGCAGGCCCCGACCAAATCAGCTAGGACGATCGTGTCCGCAACCCAGGACACGCAGTTGCACAACGGATGGAGCAAAGACCACCAAGCCCGACCGGACGTAGCCATCACTCTTCCCACGACTCCGGATATTGCGGTCGAACAATTGTTGGAAGTTGTCCACATCCGCCCAAACTCGACCCGGCAGGCCGACGACTTCGTCAGCCTCCCCCAAGCTTACGACGACGACACAAGATTAAACTTGGGCGGGCTGGCTCGGGTGTTGCGCTCCCAAACCGCAAAGTTGGACGTGTGCCTCGTCCGGCTGCCCCTCGGATGGGATGGCGATGACTGGGACTTCAACCACCCACTCGACTTCCTCGGCTACGACGGCGGCGGCGGGATCGGTTCCGGGCCGGGCATGCTGGTCGGGGCGGCTCTCGCGCTTCGAGGGAAGGATCGTTTGCCGATTGCGGTGCTTGGCGACGGAGACTACTTGATGGGCGCGCAGGCACTTTGGACGGCCGCCCGCTACGACATCCCTCTCTTGGCCGTTGTGGCCAACAACAGGTCTTACTTCAACGACGAAGTGCACCAGGAACGAGTGGCACACGCGCGTGGACGCGACGCTTCGCTGCGCTGGATAGGGCAGCGCATAGATGACCCCGCACCAGACCTCGCAGCGCTCGCACGGGCGATGGGCCTGGAAGGAATCGGTCCCGTCACTGAACTCGACGCCCTCCCAAGCGCAGTCAACCAAGCGCTCGAGCTCCTCCTGGCCGGTAGGCCCACCGTCCTGGACGTTGTAGTGGAGGCTGGCTACAGCACGGCGATGACCACGGGGCTGGTGCGCAGCGCCCCAGTCGAGTAG
- a CDS encoding ISL3 family transposase: protein MSDATFACPDLTKFCRLDELGLEVTGQRLDAHRAVLACRILEPDQWCRRCGCEGVPRDTVTRELAHEPLGWRPTTLLVTVCRYRCTGCRHVWRQDATRAAEPRAKLSRRGLRWALEAIVRQHLTVARVAEGLGVAWNTANDAVLAEGTRVLIDDPARLEGVTAIGVDEHVWRHTRRGDKYVTVIIDLTGIRDGTGPARLLEMVEGRSKQAFKTWLAGREQSWRDAVEVVAMDGFTGFKTATTEELPDAVAVMDPFHVVRLAGDALDRCRRRVQLAIHGNRGRKDDPLYRARRTLHTGAGLLTDKQKARLETLFATDDHAEVEVTWWIYQRMVAAYRQPDRAKGRELMCKLIESISHGVPAALSELVTLGRTLKKRADDVLAYFDRPGTSNGPTEAINGRLEHLRGSALGFRNLTNYIARSLLESGGFRPRLHPQL, encoded by the coding sequence TTGTCTGACGCTACCTTCGCTTGCCCTGATCTGACCAAGTTTTGCCGGCTCGATGAGCTCGGCCTTGAGGTCACCGGCCAACGCCTTGACGCCCATCGTGCTGTCCTCGCCTGCCGGATCCTCGAACCGGATCAGTGGTGTCGTCGTTGCGGCTGCGAGGGCGTGCCGCGCGACACCGTGACCCGAGAACTTGCACACGAGCCGTTGGGCTGGCGGCCGACGACGTTGCTGGTCACGGTCTGTCGCTACCGTTGCACCGGTTGTCGACATGTGTGGCGCCAGGACGCGACCAGAGCGGCCGAGCCGCGAGCGAAGCTGTCGCGTCGTGGGCTGCGGTGGGCGCTGGAAGCCATCGTGCGCCAGCACCTGACGGTGGCCCGGGTTGCCGAGGGTCTCGGGGTCGCGTGGAACACCGCGAATGACGCGGTCCTCGCCGAAGGCACGCGCGTGCTGATCGACGACCCTGCTCGACTCGAGGGCGTCACCGCGATCGGCGTGGACGAGCACGTGTGGAGGCACACCAGGCGTGGCGACAAATACGTCACCGTGATCATCGACCTCACTGGCATCCGTGACGGCACCGGCCCAGCACGGCTGCTCGAAATGGTCGAGGGCCGGTCCAAGCAGGCGTTCAAGACCTGGCTCGCCGGACGTGAGCAGTCTTGGCGCGACGCCGTAGAGGTGGTCGCGATGGACGGGTTCACCGGCTTCAAGACCGCCACTACCGAGGAACTCCCCGACGCGGTCGCGGTGATGGACCCGTTCCACGTCGTGCGGCTGGCCGGCGACGCGCTGGACCGCTGCCGACGTCGGGTCCAACTAGCCATCCACGGAAACCGCGGCCGTAAGGACGACCCCCTCTACCGCGCGCGCCGGACCCTACACACCGGCGCAGGCCTGCTCACCGACAAGCAGAAGGCGCGCCTGGAGACCCTGTTCGCGACCGATGATCACGCTGAAGTCGAGGTGACCTGGTGGATCTATCAGCGGATGGTCGCGGCCTACCGTCAACCTGACCGCGCCAAGGGCCGCGAGCTGATGTGCAAGCTGATCGAGTCGATCAGCCACGGCGTCCCGGCCGCACTGAGCGAGCTCGTCACGCTAGGGCGGACCCTGAAGAAGCGAGCCGACGACGTGCTCGCCTACTTCGACCGGCCCGGCACATCCAACGGCCCGACCGAAGCGATCAACGGCAGGCTCGAACACCTCCGCGGCTCAGCGCTCGGGTTCCGCAACCTCACCAACTACATCGCTAGATCGCTGCTCGAGTCCGGCGGTTTCAGACCTCGGCTACACCCTCAATTGTGA
- a CDS encoding LysR family transcriptional regulator produces MELRQLEYFRAVVEAGSFLGASKQLATAQPTVWRQVKALERELGVSLFERSGRRVKPTSSGMVLLPLTEQILGNANRLKFVASELKQGRTGIVSIECAHPHLETFLAPLLGGFHATRPEVKLEIRGHSGFPPIGRVIDGESDFITSLPNADPRLAGIQLGGAHIIVVTPDDHPWRRRATVDVTELAETMVALGHASSLTRSVLEPVLQSKNIHLDVAYQSSDMPSLIALAHAGLGVAVVAENHLADTLECAWPTLCDDGTAMGTPVWLCWSAERALSAPATEFVMHVKRTLEPRPASTKCTARSSPS; encoded by the coding sequence GTGGAACTGCGGCAACTCGAGTACTTCCGAGCGGTGGTCGAGGCTGGGTCGTTCCTGGGCGCTTCGAAACAGCTCGCCACAGCCCAGCCCACAGTATGGCGGCAGGTCAAGGCCCTGGAGCGTGAGCTCGGCGTCTCGCTCTTCGAGCGATCCGGCCGGCGGGTGAAGCCAACGAGTTCGGGCATGGTGCTCCTACCGTTGACAGAGCAGATCCTGGGCAACGCTAACAGGTTGAAGTTCGTTGCCTCCGAGCTGAAGCAGGGCCGAACGGGAATCGTCAGTATCGAGTGCGCGCATCCGCATCTGGAGACGTTCCTCGCCCCCCTGCTCGGCGGGTTCCACGCCACTCGGCCCGAGGTAAAGCTCGAGATCCGTGGGCATTCTGGCTTTCCGCCGATCGGCCGAGTGATCGATGGAGAGAGTGACTTCATCACCTCTCTGCCGAACGCCGACCCCCGACTTGCAGGCATCCAGCTCGGCGGCGCGCACATCATCGTGGTCACCCCCGACGATCACCCGTGGCGGCGCCGAGCAACCGTGGACGTGACCGAGTTAGCCGAGACGATGGTCGCACTTGGCCACGCCTCCAGTCTCACCCGAAGCGTCCTCGAGCCAGTGCTGCAGTCGAAGAACATCCACCTCGACGTTGCCTATCAGTCGTCGGACATGCCGTCGCTGATAGCGCTCGCACACGCCGGTCTCGGAGTCGCTGTTGTCGCTGAGAACCACCTGGCTGACACCCTGGAATGCGCGTGGCCGACACTGTGCGACGACGGAACTGCGATGGGTACCCCCGTATGGCTCTGCTGGTCAGCGGAGCGGGCTTTGAGCGCACCTGCCACCGAGTTCGTGATGCACGTGAAGCGAACCCTTGAGCCGCGCCCCGCCAGCACGAAGTGCACCGCGCGTAGCTCGCCCTCATAG
- a CDS encoding tyrosine-type recombinase/integrase, producing MFVQKVAPPGSRVESWTVLGADDAPVAAIESYLSYLSDIERSPNTVKTYAHDLKDYFVFLAHHGIDWREVRLEDVGEFVAWLRLPPAGRSGQVSVLPSLEPHVDAATVNRKLSAVSSFYAHQARHGVDLGELLVTWLAPGRSAWKPFLHHISKSGPRKRRAIVLKTPQRIPRVLTASEVQTILDACTRLRDRLLFAVLYDTGMRIGEALGLRHEDLAAAEREVSIIARVNDNGARVKTGRGRTIPVGGDLLRLYADYLHAEYGDLDSDHVFVNLWGEPIGHALSYAAVYDLVLRLRRRTGIDFDPHWFRHTAATRMLRDRVPLEVVSKLLGHASVTTTADIYGHLTCEDARRVLERAGWFPGTEVRL from the coding sequence GACGACGCGCCGGTCGCGGCGATCGAGAGCTATCTGTCGTATCTGAGCGACATCGAGCGGTCGCCGAACACGGTGAAGACCTACGCCCACGACTTGAAGGACTACTTCGTCTTCTTGGCCCATCACGGCATCGACTGGCGCGAGGTTCGTCTGGAGGACGTCGGTGAGTTCGTGGCCTGGTTGCGGCTTCCGCCAGCCGGCCGCTCGGGCCAGGTGTCGGTGCTGCCCTCGCTGGAGCCCCATGTTGATGCGGCCACGGTCAACCGGAAGCTGTCGGCAGTCAGCTCGTTCTATGCCCACCAGGCACGCCACGGGGTGGATCTGGGCGAGCTGCTGGTGACGTGGTTGGCGCCGGGCAGGTCGGCGTGGAAGCCGTTTCTGCACCACATCAGCAAGAGCGGTCCGCGCAAGCGGCGAGCGATCGTGTTGAAGACGCCGCAGCGGATCCCTCGGGTGCTGACCGCGTCCGAGGTGCAGACGATTTTGGATGCGTGCACCCGGCTGCGGGACCGGTTGTTGTTCGCGGTGCTCTATGACACCGGCATGCGCATCGGGGAGGCCCTTGGCCTGCGCCATGAGGACCTGGCCGCGGCCGAGCGGGAGGTGTCCATCATCGCCCGGGTCAACGACAACGGGGCCCGGGTCAAGACCGGCCGGGGCCGCACGATCCCGGTCGGTGGGGACCTGCTGCGGCTCTACGCCGACTACCTCCATGCCGAGTACGGGGATCTGGACAGCGACCACGTGTTCGTCAACCTGTGGGGCGAACCGATCGGGCACGCGTTGTCCTACGCGGCTGTCTACGACCTGGTGCTGCGGCTGCGTCGACGCACCGGCATCGACTTCGACCCGCACTGGTTCCGCCACACCGCGGCCACCCGGATGCTGCGCGACCGGGTGCCGCTGGAGGTGGTCTCCAAGTTGTTGGGCCACGCCTCGGTGACCACGACCGCCGACATCTACGGACACCTCACCTGCGAGGACGCCCGACGGGTGCTGGAACGAGCAGGCTGGTTCCCCGGGACCGAGGTTCGACTGTGA